GCCGTGCTCGCGCTGCTCGGTGACGCCGCCCGGTCCGACGGAATGCAGGCCGTCTCCGAGCAGGGGCGGCTGCAGCTGCGCGGCGGGAAGCGGGAGGGTGTACGGCATCTGCTCCTCACCGTCGGCGGCGATCTCGTCGGGTACGCGCAGCTGGAGGACACCGACCCCGTCGAGGCCCCGGCCGCCGAGCTCGTCGTGCATCCCTCGCAGCGGGGGCGCGGGCACGGGCGGGCGCTGGGGACCGCGTTGCTGGGGACTTCCGGGAAGCGGCTGCGGGTCTGGGCGCACGGCGGGAAGTCCGCGGCGCGGCATCTGGCCCAGGTGCTCGGACTGACCCTCTTCCGTGAACTGCGCCAGCTGCGGCGGCCGTTGAGCCCGATGGACATCGCCGAGCCCGTGTTCCCGGCCGGCGTCACCGTACGCACCTTCGCGCCGGGGCAGGACGACGCCGCCTGGCTCGCCGTGAACGCCGCCGCCTTTGCCCACCACCCCGAGCAGGGTTCACTCACCCAGCGGGACCTCGACGACCGCAAGGCCGAGCCGTGGTTCGACCCCAAGGGCTTCTTCCTCGCCGAGCGCGACGGTGAGCTCATCGGCTTCCACTGGACGAAGGTGCACGCCGATGAGCACCTGGGCGAGGTGTACGTCGTCGGCATCCGCCCGGACGCGCAGGGCGGCGGCCTCGGCAAGGCCCTCACCGCGATCGGCCTGCGCCATCTCGCCGCCGAGGGGCTCCCGACCGCGATGCTCTACGTCGACGCGGACAACACGTCGGCGGTGACGATGTACGAGCGCCTCGGCTTCGTCACGCACGAGGTGGACCTCATGTACCGCACGGAGTCCTGACCGGTTCCAGAC
The Streptomyces lunaelactis genome window above contains:
- the mshD gene encoding mycothiol synthase yields the protein MTIDAAALEPGRQIQTLDELTPEQAQAVLALLGDAARSDGMQAVSEQGRLQLRGGKREGVRHLLLTVGGDLVGYAQLEDTDPVEAPAAELVVHPSQRGRGHGRALGTALLGTSGKRLRVWAHGGKSAARHLAQVLGLTLFRELRQLRRPLSPMDIAEPVFPAGVTVRTFAPGQDDAAWLAVNAAAFAHHPEQGSLTQRDLDDRKAEPWFDPKGFFLAERDGELIGFHWTKVHADEHLGEVYVVGIRPDAQGGGLGKALTAIGLRHLAAEGLPTAMLYVDADNTSAVTMYERLGFVTHEVDLMYRTES